A window of Oncorhynchus keta strain PuntledgeMale-10-30-2019 chromosome 27, Oket_V2, whole genome shotgun sequence contains these coding sequences:
- the bpifcl gene encoding lipopolysaccharide-binding protein isoform X2 gives MLLKVLSMLSLLILLLNLTNHAFGQNPAIKAILTNKGLQYGSHIGADWMQEKIGSVIIPDVRGGVDIGIGTVHYVLDGISVSGCDVPEPSVEFYEGVGLKAVISGLSISMSGNWHTRFGIITDGGSFDLAVFNVDVTSVVQIGSDQSGHISISSKNCDAKVGEASINFHGGASLIFQPFVSLFHHRIKAIIEERICPLVEEHVTDLERHLAEMQVSFKVNSALVLDVPLTNSPLVNSISLGLDLKGEFYSVQSHTDPPFKAEPFHLAEDKGHMLSLGLSEFTVNSASYAYFSAGLLQAQINDSMIPKTSPFRLNTTSFGPLIPQLPKLFPNMLMELQVYARDVPMFSFQADKVTMEFPGAVKAFAIQPNASRTPLFKLNVDSIFSGMIRISKEKLKGVVELSNFTLTLASSEVGTFQTAALEKFMKLGMKISVLAKLNAKLEEGIVLPTMHHIHLVNPALKIQQGFVSIASDLDVKSGEGESLSEGIYHHRL, from the exons ATGCTGCTCAA ggtgttaagcatgttatCCCTCCTAATACTGCTGCTGAATCTTACCAATCATGCTTTTGGACAAAATCCTGCAATAAAGGCCATATTGACAAATAAAGGACTTCAATATG GGTCACACATTGGGGCTGATTGGATGCAGGAGAAGATAGGTAGTGTGATCATACCAGATGTCAGAGGTGGTGTTGACATTGGTATAGGAACGGTGCACTACGTCCTTGACGG AATCTCAGTGTCTGGGTGTGATGTTCCAGAGCCTTCAGTGGAGTTCTATGAGGGCGTGGGACTCAAGGCTGTGATCAGTGGCCTCAGCATTTCAATGAGTGGAAATTGGCACACACGTTTTGGCATCAT AACCGATGGTGGCTCATTTGACCTGGCAGTGTTCAATGTGGATGTGACTTCTGTGGTGCAGATAGGAAGTGATCAGAGTGGACACATTTCTATCTCCAGCAAAAACTGTGATGCCAAGGTCGGCGAGGCATCAATCAATTTCCATGGAGGCGCCAG TTTGATCTTCCAGCCATTTGTGAGCCTTTTCCATCATCGCATTAAAGCTATAATTGAGGAAAGA ATCTGCccattggttgaagagcatgttaCCGATTTGGAGCGACATCTAGCAGAAATGCAAG TCTCCTTCAAGGTCAATTCTGCTCTAGTTTTGGACGTCCCCCTCACTAACTCACCCCTCGTCAATTCTATTAGCCTTGGTCTGGATTTGAAG GGTGAGTTCTACAGTGTTCAGAGTCACACAGATCCTCCTTTTAAGGCCGAGCCTTTTCATCTGGCAGAGGACAAAGGCCACATGCTCTCCCTGGGCCTGTCTGAATTCACTGTCAACTCCGCCTCCTATGCTTACTTCTCCGCTGGACTCCTGCAGGCCCAAATAAACGACAGCATG ATCCCCAAGACCTCTCCTTTCCGTCTCAACACAACCTCCTTCGGGCCTCTCATCCCTCAG CTTCCCAAGCTCTTCCCCAACATGCTGATGGAACTGCAGGTGTATGCCAGGGACGTTCCAATGTTTTCCTTCCAGGCTGATAAGGTGACAATGGAATTTCCAGGTGCTGTTAAGGCCTTTGCCATCCAGCCAAATGCTTCACGGACTCCACTGTTCAAGCTCAATGTT GACTCCATTTTTAGTGGGATGATACGCATTTCAAAAGAGAAACTCAAAGGCGTGGTGGAACTAAGCAA TTTTACCCTGACACTTGCATCAAGTGAAGTGGGAACATTCCAG ACTGCAGCCCTGGAAAAGTTTATGAAGCTGGGGATGAAGATTTCAGTGTTAGCTAAACTGAATG CCAAACTGGAGGAGGGCATTGTTTTACCCACCATGCACCACATCCATCTGGTTAACCCTGCACTGAAGATCCAGCAG
- the bpifcl gene encoding lipopolysaccharide-binding protein isoform X1 — MRGREHRLHNSLRVLSMLSLLILLLNLTNHAFGQNPAIKAILTNKGLQYGSHIGADWMQEKIGSVIIPDVRGGVDIGIGTVHYVLDGISVSGCDVPEPSVEFYEGVGLKAVISGLSISMSGNWHTRFGIITDGGSFDLAVFNVDVTSVVQIGSDQSGHISISSKNCDAKVGEASINFHGGASLIFQPFVSLFHHRIKAIIEERICPLVEEHVTDLERHLAEMQVSFKVNSALVLDVPLTNSPLVNSISLGLDLKGEFYSVQSHTDPPFKAEPFHLAEDKGHMLSLGLSEFTVNSASYAYFSAGLLQAQINDSMIPKTSPFRLNTTSFGPLIPQLPKLFPNMLMELQVYARDVPMFSFQADKVTMEFPGAVKAFAIQPNASRTPLFKLNVDSIFSGMIRISKEKLKGVVELSNFTLTLASSEVGTFQTAALEKFMKLGMKISVLAKLNAKLEEGIVLPTMHHIHLVNPALKIQQGFVSIASDLDVKSGEGESLSEGIYHHRL, encoded by the exons ATGAGGGGAAGGGAACACCGTTTACATAACAGTCTGAG ggtgttaagcatgttatCCCTCCTAATACTGCTGCTGAATCTTACCAATCATGCTTTTGGACAAAATCCTGCAATAAAGGCCATATTGACAAATAAAGGACTTCAATATG GGTCACACATTGGGGCTGATTGGATGCAGGAGAAGATAGGTAGTGTGATCATACCAGATGTCAGAGGTGGTGTTGACATTGGTATAGGAACGGTGCACTACGTCCTTGACGG AATCTCAGTGTCTGGGTGTGATGTTCCAGAGCCTTCAGTGGAGTTCTATGAGGGCGTGGGACTCAAGGCTGTGATCAGTGGCCTCAGCATTTCAATGAGTGGAAATTGGCACACACGTTTTGGCATCAT AACCGATGGTGGCTCATTTGACCTGGCAGTGTTCAATGTGGATGTGACTTCTGTGGTGCAGATAGGAAGTGATCAGAGTGGACACATTTCTATCTCCAGCAAAAACTGTGATGCCAAGGTCGGCGAGGCATCAATCAATTTCCATGGAGGCGCCAG TTTGATCTTCCAGCCATTTGTGAGCCTTTTCCATCATCGCATTAAAGCTATAATTGAGGAAAGA ATCTGCccattggttgaagagcatgttaCCGATTTGGAGCGACATCTAGCAGAAATGCAAG TCTCCTTCAAGGTCAATTCTGCTCTAGTTTTGGACGTCCCCCTCACTAACTCACCCCTCGTCAATTCTATTAGCCTTGGTCTGGATTTGAAG GGTGAGTTCTACAGTGTTCAGAGTCACACAGATCCTCCTTTTAAGGCCGAGCCTTTTCATCTGGCAGAGGACAAAGGCCACATGCTCTCCCTGGGCCTGTCTGAATTCACTGTCAACTCCGCCTCCTATGCTTACTTCTCCGCTGGACTCCTGCAGGCCCAAATAAACGACAGCATG ATCCCCAAGACCTCTCCTTTCCGTCTCAACACAACCTCCTTCGGGCCTCTCATCCCTCAG CTTCCCAAGCTCTTCCCCAACATGCTGATGGAACTGCAGGTGTATGCCAGGGACGTTCCAATGTTTTCCTTCCAGGCTGATAAGGTGACAATGGAATTTCCAGGTGCTGTTAAGGCCTTTGCCATCCAGCCAAATGCTTCACGGACTCCACTGTTCAAGCTCAATGTT GACTCCATTTTTAGTGGGATGATACGCATTTCAAAAGAGAAACTCAAAGGCGTGGTGGAACTAAGCAA TTTTACCCTGACACTTGCATCAAGTGAAGTGGGAACATTCCAG ACTGCAGCCCTGGAAAAGTTTATGAAGCTGGGGATGAAGATTTCAGTGTTAGCTAAACTGAATG CCAAACTGGAGGAGGGCATTGTTTTACCCACCATGCACCACATCCATCTGGTTAACCCTGCACTGAAGATCCAGCAG
- the LOC118359682 gene encoding vesicular inhibitory amino acid transporter-like: protein MAHLIRHKIGNKLTNAANTVSNKSQAKVSGVFARLGFQAATDEEGLGFVDCDDLDFDYRQGMQMDIMQGDEEGGDMDGGDELMVGDSHYQRDGTGPPSSSSLKNTGACNELALEDKPKITTWDAGWNVTNAIQGMFVLGLPYAILHGGYLGLFLIIFAAVVCCYTGKILIACLYEENEDGILVRVRDSYVDIANACCQPRFPSLGGHIVNVAQIIELVMTCILYVVVSGNLMVNSFPNLPVSQKAWSVVATAALLPCAFLKSLKAVSKFSLLCTIAHFVINILVIAYCLSRARDWAWDKVKFYIDVKKFPISIGIIVFSYTSQIFLPSLEGNMQRPKEFHCMMDWTHIGACVLKGLFALVAYLTWADATKEVITDNLPSTIRAVVNLFLVAKALLSYPLPFFAAVEVLEKSFFQDGGRAIFPDCYGPGGRIKSWGLGLRCLLVVFTLIMAIFVPHFALLMGLTGSLTGAGLCFLLPALFHLKLMWRKLLWHHVFFDVAIFVIGGICSISGFIHSVEGLIEAFKYGVEE, encoded by the exons ATGGCTCACTTAATTCGACACAAGATCGGCAACAAGCTGACCAATGCGGCCAACACAGTGTCCAATAAGTCTCAGGCCAAGGTAAGCGGAGTGTTTGCCAGGCTTGGCTTCCAGGCCGCTACGGATGAAGAGGGTCTGGGGTTCGTGGACTGCGATGACTTGGATTTTGACTATAGGCAGGGGATGCAGATGGACATCATGCAGGGTGACGAAGAAGGGGGAGATATGGACGGAGGAGACGAGTTGATGGTGGGGGACAGCCACTACCAGAGAGACGGAACCGGTCcaccatcctcttcctccctcaagAACACTGGGGCGTGTAACGAGTTGGCATTAGAGGACAAACCCAAAATTACCACTTGGGATGCGGGGTGGAACGTCACCAATGCCATTCAG GGGATGTTCGTCCTTGGGTTACCATACGCCATTCTTCACGGAGGATACCTCGGACTCTTTCTTATCATATTTGCCGCCGTTGTATGTTGTTACACCGGAAAGATTCTTATTGCGTGTCTGTATGAAGAGAATGAGGATGGAATTCTGGTGCGCGTGAGGGACTCCTACGTGGACATCGCCAACGCCTGCTGCCAGCCACGGTTCCCGTCTCTGGGCGGGCATATCGTTAACGTTGCTCAGATCATTGAGTTGGTCATGACCTGTATCCTGTACGTGGTGGTCAGCGGCAACCTGATGGTCAACAGTTTCCCCAATCTGCCGGTCTCGCAGAAGGCCTGGTCTGTAGTCGCCACGGCTGCCCTCCTGCCTTGCGCGTTCCTCAAGAGCCTCAAGGCGGTGTCCAAGTTCAGCTTGCTCTGCACCATCGCGCACTTTGTCATCAACATCCTGGTGATAGCCTACTGCCTCTCCAGAGCCCGCGATTGGGCCTGGGATAAAGTCAAGTTCTATATCGATGTCAAGAAGTTTCCCATCTCCATCGGCATCATCGTCTTCAGCTACACGTCCCAGATCTTCCTGCCCTCGCTGGAGGGGAACATGCAGAGGCCAAAGGAGTTCCACTGCATGATGGACTGGACTCACATCGGAGCCTGCGTTCTGAAGGGCCTGTTCGCTCTGGTGGCCTACTTGACTTGGGCAGATGCCACCAAAGAGGTTATCACGGACAACCTGCCGTCCACCATCAGAGCGGTGGTAAACCTGTTCCTGGTGGCCAAGGCCTTGCTTTCGTATCCGCTGCCGTTCTTCGCTGCTGTAGAGGTCCTGGAGAAGTCTTTTTTCCAGGATGGAGGGCGCGCTATTTTCCCTGACTGTTACGGGCCGGGAGGACGGATTAAGTCCTGGGGACTGGGCCTCCGGTGCCTCCTGGTGGTGTTCACGTTGATCATGGCCATCTTTGTCCCGCACTTCGCACTCCTCATGGGCCTAACCGGGAGTCTTACCGGCGCCGGGTTGTGCTTCCTTCTCCCGGCTCTCTTTCATCTAAAACTGATGTGGAGGAAACTCTTATGGCACCACGTGTTCTTCGACGTCGCCATATTCGTTATAGGAGGCATATGCAGCATTTCTGGGTTTATTCACTCAGTAGAGGGGCTCATTGAGGCATTCAAATATGGAGTCGAGGAATAA
- the bpifcl gene encoding lipopolysaccharide-binding protein isoform X3 has product MLSLLILLLNLTNHAFGQNPAIKAILTNKGLQYGSHIGADWMQEKIGSVIIPDVRGGVDIGIGTVHYVLDGISVSGCDVPEPSVEFYEGVGLKAVISGLSISMSGNWHTRFGIITDGGSFDLAVFNVDVTSVVQIGSDQSGHISISSKNCDAKVGEASINFHGGASLIFQPFVSLFHHRIKAIIEERICPLVEEHVTDLERHLAEMQVSFKVNSALVLDVPLTNSPLVNSISLGLDLKGEFYSVQSHTDPPFKAEPFHLAEDKGHMLSLGLSEFTVNSASYAYFSAGLLQAQINDSMIPKTSPFRLNTTSFGPLIPQLPKLFPNMLMELQVYARDVPMFSFQADKVTMEFPGAVKAFAIQPNASRTPLFKLNVDSIFSGMIRISKEKLKGVVELSNFTLTLASSEVGTFQTAALEKFMKLGMKISVLAKLNAKLEEGIVLPTMHHIHLVNPALKIQQGFVSIASDLDVKSGEGESLSEGIYHHRL; this is encoded by the exons atgttatCCCTCCTAATACTGCTGCTGAATCTTACCAATCATGCTTTTGGACAAAATCCTGCAATAAAGGCCATATTGACAAATAAAGGACTTCAATATG GGTCACACATTGGGGCTGATTGGATGCAGGAGAAGATAGGTAGTGTGATCATACCAGATGTCAGAGGTGGTGTTGACATTGGTATAGGAACGGTGCACTACGTCCTTGACGG AATCTCAGTGTCTGGGTGTGATGTTCCAGAGCCTTCAGTGGAGTTCTATGAGGGCGTGGGACTCAAGGCTGTGATCAGTGGCCTCAGCATTTCAATGAGTGGAAATTGGCACACACGTTTTGGCATCAT AACCGATGGTGGCTCATTTGACCTGGCAGTGTTCAATGTGGATGTGACTTCTGTGGTGCAGATAGGAAGTGATCAGAGTGGACACATTTCTATCTCCAGCAAAAACTGTGATGCCAAGGTCGGCGAGGCATCAATCAATTTCCATGGAGGCGCCAG TTTGATCTTCCAGCCATTTGTGAGCCTTTTCCATCATCGCATTAAAGCTATAATTGAGGAAAGA ATCTGCccattggttgaagagcatgttaCCGATTTGGAGCGACATCTAGCAGAAATGCAAG TCTCCTTCAAGGTCAATTCTGCTCTAGTTTTGGACGTCCCCCTCACTAACTCACCCCTCGTCAATTCTATTAGCCTTGGTCTGGATTTGAAG GGTGAGTTCTACAGTGTTCAGAGTCACACAGATCCTCCTTTTAAGGCCGAGCCTTTTCATCTGGCAGAGGACAAAGGCCACATGCTCTCCCTGGGCCTGTCTGAATTCACTGTCAACTCCGCCTCCTATGCTTACTTCTCCGCTGGACTCCTGCAGGCCCAAATAAACGACAGCATG ATCCCCAAGACCTCTCCTTTCCGTCTCAACACAACCTCCTTCGGGCCTCTCATCCCTCAG CTTCCCAAGCTCTTCCCCAACATGCTGATGGAACTGCAGGTGTATGCCAGGGACGTTCCAATGTTTTCCTTCCAGGCTGATAAGGTGACAATGGAATTTCCAGGTGCTGTTAAGGCCTTTGCCATCCAGCCAAATGCTTCACGGACTCCACTGTTCAAGCTCAATGTT GACTCCATTTTTAGTGGGATGATACGCATTTCAAAAGAGAAACTCAAAGGCGTGGTGGAACTAAGCAA TTTTACCCTGACACTTGCATCAAGTGAAGTGGGAACATTCCAG ACTGCAGCCCTGGAAAAGTTTATGAAGCTGGGGATGAAGATTTCAGTGTTAGCTAAACTGAATG CCAAACTGGAGGAGGGCATTGTTTTACCCACCATGCACCACATCCATCTGGTTAACCCTGCACTGAAGATCCAGCAG